The Primulina huaijiensis isolate GDHJ02 chromosome 18, ASM1229523v2, whole genome shotgun sequence DNA window CATCCAGTACTCCTACAATTCCTATGTTTGGACCATTTTCTACTCAATCTTAGCAGTTCTCCTCTCTTCTTTCCACACGAGGTTTGTCTTTTGTCCCTATCACTTGAGCTGGTTTCTGATCTAGAAGACTCATTGTGTCTGCCCACTTGCTCTTGTTTGCCTTAGCAATAATTactttatgatatttttcttcttgaaaGATCTTTTCTCATTCTTCGATCTTCTCCTCTCAAATGGTTTTTCTCATCTTTCTTTGGCATTTTACAATCTGCAATAAAGTGATCTTTCCTGCCTTGCTATAGTTAAAACAAGCTTGACCATCCTCTGTCTGTTACTTTTTATAATACGGTTTagtaaattttgatttattattgCGCATAAATTTACCAAACTTCTTAATGAATAATTACATGGCCTCATTGCTCAGTTTCTCAACAAACTTCTTCTTGCTTGAAGTCTCTTTGACAAAAGGAGCAACAACGGTGTAGCTACAGCTTTCGTCGATTGAGATGTAGATGACTCTTCTTCACTTCGAATCCCAAAGTTAGAACTCATAGTCTTTGAGGTTAACAAACAAGTCATGAAACTCCAGTTTTCTTAAATCATTGGATTCTCTCATGGCCATTATCTTTCATCCCACTCTATGGGTAAAGTTTGCATTACCTTCAATGCACTTTCACGGTTAGAATATTTCTTACCAGTGATGCTAGTTCAATAATGATACTGCATAACCATTCATCAAATACTGCATAACCATTCATCAAATTCGCATTAGCTTTAGAAAAAGTTTTAAttttactaaatatttttatcaagatTTTTATAAAGGATATATTTGGTCATATTGTCAAGATTGGTCTTCTTCTTATCCTCAATGGTCCACTCGGACCGGTGTTTTTCCACCAACTATGGAGCACCCTTAGAAATTGCAATAGATGTGTTTGCTTTATGAACCATCGGTGATGATATATCACATGTCATCTTCTTATGCAGATAAATGTGGTTGCATACGAATTTTCCAACTATCATAATCTTCTTTAGAAAACATTAGAATCTTGTTGATATATGCCATTTGAGTTTATGTATATCAGAGGTCGAGAAAAACTCTTTCTGATAACACTTCTTAGAATCGGGTATGTGTTTAAAGGGAaatgaataaacactttaaatttctttaaaacacTACCAAATTATGTAATTGGTCTTGATGGGGTTATCTATACAAGACCTGATTTTCTCAACTCTTATGAAAAGGTCGGACTAGAATTAGTGCGGAAAAAGGTATGATGATTCTTATGAAtattatataatcaaatatagcaaataaacaagataagtaaatgcaataaagaaaatgacacaagaaatttatggatgttcggaaactcaagctcttacgtcaccccttcttccactTAGGAAAtatttcactagaagactttgattttgcAATTCTTTGTAACAACTCAATTCAATCTTAGAACTTATCAACTGTGCTCAATTGATTGAAACACACAGTCCAACAACCAATACAACAAAAATGAAGTAAAGAAGTGAATCATCATATTCAAACTTTCGAACAAGTCTTCAAACGTTCTAGACAGACAAGTTAGAGTAGTTTGACAGAAGCCCTTGATGATCTAATAAATGATCTTTGATGCAAGGGTAGATGAGCTGTAGTTGATATCATAGTGATGAGTGCTCATAAATCTTTTCAGAGAATGCTTCGAGTGTGTAAAAAAATCTCGTAGTTGTTAAAGTTTTAGTCCCCGAAACTCTTCTTGTCATTCTCTATTTATAATATTTCTTGCATCTTCCCATTCAACGTTCAACTTTAGCTCATTAAATGGGTATTAATGCAAAAACATTGTTGTCGTCATCCTTTCCTAATTTGTCGTACAATTCAATTAATGAGCAATTTGACATTTATCAAATGTGATTGGAAACTGCCACCGACAGGAAAAGTTAACTAGCTCTGCGCTTAGACTTTTTAGGAAAACAATTTCATCTTCTGATATTTTGTTTGTCGTACATTATCAATCTATCAGCTTTTCTGATAAAGTAGGTGAGATACTTATAAAACATGTGGCTTGTATCTGAAGATGACTTTACTCAAGCGGTTATAGATGAACTTTGATATGGTGAACAGTCGAGTAATCCTTGTGCTACAAACTTGAAGACTTGAGCGTTTGAGTAGATTAAATACACTGCTGATAGTAAAACGGTTGGATAAGTTTGTATCTTAAGAACGACTTCTTCTGAATCTTCAGTGGGCGGTCGAGTACATGTAATACATTATAAAGGTAGTTTAATCTAATACAATAAGTTATTGTTTGTTCTAGTCATTTTGTCATATTCTATTTCGAAAAAATAAGCGTGTAAACAAACTATATAATTACTATattaatgtttaaatatttcttACTTGACCAATGAAGATTCTTAAATTTGTCGAAAATGGAAAATTATTATCATATTAGCTTCTTCGGaatttttcaaggaaaaaatttaaagcatttgattataaaaacaaaatacaatTGTAATTTTTATACAATGCGGCTGAAATTGAATAGCAAAAGGGACCATAATGGAagatcaaattaaaatatattataatgttAAAAAcctatttaaaatataacaatagaataaattattataataaataataaataaagtatCGAgattctatttatttaattgttaatttactttatttttttatattggaATTAGCCAACCCGTTGCCTTTTTTCAGACATGTCAAAACGCCAGCCCGCCACCCGCAGCAACCCGCCATCAGGCGGGGCGGGGCTGGGCGGGCCAGCCCGTCATTTTCGCGGGCTTCTAAATGgccaacccagcccaacccaccTTGGGCCGCGGGCTAAGCGGGCCGACCCGCTTATTTTTAAcccgtttattttttttaagcaaaaaatactaaacaatatCGCAGTaagcatagaagaaaaatatattttagtcaaatagtttcataaaatacttaaaaacattgaaataagagaaattaagaaagcatcaacataatccataaaaagtaaagtgcttaaaccaaacatgaagaTTGAGACATGGAAGAAAACAGAAAGTCGAGGAAAGAGAAGGttgtaaattttagaaaatattatgtgttcaacaatacacataattatCAAACCTCCGTCAAATCTACAAAATTTCGCTACAACTCGTCGGACTTCAAACAAAATCGCTCTTGGGTTCACAAACAACTGTTatacttaaaaattattttaagatttatgaataaaatttacagaaatttcttccctttaagattcatgaagaaAATTTACAGAGATTCATATTTTACCAGAGTGAATGATGGAGGCGAGACCAAGGAGAAAAATAAGATAAGAGAGTGATGGAGGCGCATGAGACttattctaatttttatataaaacttaaaacttagaaatataaaaaataaaataaaattatacccTAATTTGGCGGGCCAACCCGCCCCATTTGGGCCCGACCCATCTTGGCCCGCAACCCAAACGGGCTCAGCCCATTTGGCCCGCCTCCAAACGggctgctattttatcaacccaatccgctcaatttttatagcgggACGGGACGGTCCGACAGGCCtgacccaatttgacaagtctacCCTTTTTATCTTAATTATACAAAAATCGAGAGTTTTTCAATttatcaacgataataaaaatatatttttagatatgtaaaaaaattcaaaatttaataaaaaaatttatttatattattttatcgtaTTTGCGATAgtttgaaaaatacaaaagattggaagagttttaaaatttattagttatattttaaaaattaaaccaATCATTAAATACTAATATTATAGTTATTTGTGATATAGAAATATTGGTGGACTATTAATGTGTATTACAAATATTAATCATTATGGCAtgcaattttataattaatgttCAATTCTCTTAATTATTGTCATAGGTTAGGTAAGAAGAATCATGCATGGAGGCATCTTAAattagagtaagtctcttgtgagacggtctcacgaatatttatctgtgagacggatcaatcttaccgatattcacaataaaaagtaataatcttagcataaaactaatattttttcatggatgacccaaataagagatccgtctcacaaaatacgactcgtaagaccgtctcacacaagtttttgcccttaAATTACTTCAATAGAGCATACTTGGTGGGTTAATTTGTGAATGGGAAATATGGAATATTAATATGTTCAATTTTCGTTttggaattaaaattaaaagtggACTTTCATACTTATTactactaaatattttacttaATTAGTTGATAAATGTTTAATTTTTCATTGTAAttggtaaattttttatttaatataaaagagGGAAGAATAAGCAAGAACAAGTTTATAGAAAGTTTACATGAAAAATGGGAAAATATAACTTTAATAGCAAAAAATTGGAAGGTGAAGTATTATCTTGTGAGAAGTGAAAATACAACAATATTATAAGTTATGAGATAGATGAATAATCAATTATTATAAAGTTGTTGGCTATAAATGGGATGAGATACAAATCAAATAAGTTTGTGTAATTAAATTAGAATTAATTTCACAAAGATTAACAccatatttttgttaatattttcattttttggttaTAATATCTAATCAATCGATTTGTGTAAGATGAGAACGTATGTGCTACATGTTAGTATATAAAACAACGATGATACTTTTTGTGTCTTACATTCATTAGAGGTGTTTGATGTTTGTTGGGAACATGGAAGATGACATTGGGATGTCTTAAAATAGAGAAGcttgatttagtaaatacaTACTTCATTTCAATTGTTTAATGTAGCTAGCTCATACAAGACTTGAAAATGCCCCACAGAAAACAGGTGTGTTCTTTCCAGAAACAAGAAAATATGTAACAATTCACCGCAAAGTTTTCACAACCTTGTAAATAAATGAACAATTAGTTGATTGATACTTACAAAAATTAGAGAAGTTACACACAAAATCTGAACTTTTTTAATGGAGGCAACCGCCCAGTTCACTCGATCCTCCACAACTTTCTCGAAAGATAGGTTGTGGGGTGTTGCTGCAGAGCAAGACTCGCAAAAAACTGCAGCAACCTGGTGCAGAAGAGGTTGAATGTTTCAGCCTAAGAAGCAAACTACATGTAATATGATACTTGCCGAAAAATGCTTCTCAGATCGTATTTCGACATGTTCACCGATGAGTCAACAACACAGCTCAGAAGGAAACGAAGAATGTACACTTTCTGAAATTTCAAATGTCGCCCGTGATGTTTCACGAGTACAAGTCTGGTGGGGTGCTTGAATTCTGTGATTCCCAAAGGCACCTGCATTCCGGCAAAGGATTCAAGTATATAGAGCCCTTTCTTGTTGACTTCTTTACTCGAGGCACCATTATACTCTTGCGATCACTTTCGGCAAGCATCAATTCCATATGATCCTTAAAAGAATCCCAACTGTAATCAAGAAAAGAGTACTATCTCAGTATACATACACAAGGTAGTGGCAGACGGCCATTCCTGTAGATCGAATTTTTGTCGCTGTGCTAAAAGCAACAATTAGTGATAATGATGTACTTCGATTTTTAACTGGAATGGCTGCTCATGTGCCACGGAGAGCCACAATAATGTTGCTTCCAAAAGTGCCTAACCCACTTGTCATTTGGAGAAAATGTGGCTTTTTAACTTGTTTACAAAGCTCAAAAATTCTGTGATGACTACCAAGAAATGCAAAAACATAGGTTAGCAGAGTCTTTTGCACTTAATTTCCAATTTTCAGTTTCGTTTTTCATACAATCTACAAATGAGTTGTGTCAAACTTGAACAGAACTTGGCGAGGACAAGGAGATTACCTTATGCTTGTGTTTTGTACTATGACTACGAGTTTGGTTTTGTCCGGCGTGATAGTTTTAGCATGTCCATTGTAGAGGAACCTTCTGTGGCCCATCAAAAAATGAGGGAAGTTTCCGCCATGAGTGGTTACAAAAACTTCACTTGACAGGCATACCATGTAGTCCAACGCAGCTAGGcgcgaagaaaatccctgacaATATAAAAAGGGTTATAAATGAGTTGTCCAAGAAATCAATCTTGATTGCTATATTATCAAATGATACTTCGTGGTTTGGAGGTTATTATTCGACAAACAAGAATGCGTATAGAGGCATTATAAGGGTTATGATCCTTTTCATCTCTATATTGGTAAATTGTAATAACTTGTaattgatgatgatgatatgtTTAAGCAGTCCAAAACATATTTCAATGTTATGCCCACATATACAATTATATTGCTCCATAGGCCAACAGTTGAGCAGCATTAATATAATCTTGCAGCAGAACAATGGAAATTATCGTGTTCCCAAACAAGAACTAAGGTACAGTTTTCCAGTGTAAGCTTTAGAGAATAGCATGCAAGAACCTGAGATATTTACCTGGAATGCATTAAGCTCATCTGCTGTTACAAGAGATTCCTTAGTCTGTAGGAGAGGAAACATTTTCCGAAGAGGCTCTAAGTTTCTCTCCGCGTTGTAAATTTTTCCAGAGGCAAGATAAATTGGGGTCTCATTCGAAAATCCCATACCCCTTAGCATCATTCCAACCTATGCTGACAGAAAAAATAAACCAAAAGAAACTGGGgaagaattttcaaaaaaatataagcaAGCAATAACCACTAGAAAATTTGGGGGGCATCAGATTTAGAAAGCAAGAGTCAACCTCCAATGGGGTCATGGGGCACCTTCCATTGATGCGGTTAAGTTCAGGTTCAAAAACTCGGTTTTTACGTTTGAACTTTTTCCCCCACCCCTTTTCACGTATTGCATCCATTTCAGATTTTTCAGCTTCCCCTCCATCATACTCGCAACACGAGAAGGCCACCATGTCCTACACATGAAAGGCATAATATGAAGGTCTGGataaacaatatataaatattaaattaaaaatagtaaaatttcgacaaacattttcatttattaaaaaaactaatataaCCTCTTCGAATCGGATATGAACTGAAACATACTTCCCGCCAGCTGCCAAGCTCTTACTAGTCATTCTGCTCACTATCTCTCTTGCAAGATTCAGTATGGTTGAAGAGAATCTAAGAGCTTTGTAGTTTGCCAAGCATCTCAAATATTGAATATGAGGTGGAATGCTTGTGGCTAATCGGTTTGCAAAAGGAGAAATTCGAATGACCCTGCAcaataaaaaatagataaaatttaGGAATCAAGCTTATCTTGATTATTCTCCATTAGGAAAAGGCATCTACTTCATACCTGTTTTCTTGCAGGACAGGATAAACCTCATCCAAATAATACCGAGCGGATGCCCAAGAATAGACTCGAAAATTTGGTATATCACTGATGTTAAAGTCATAACTCTCTATCAAATCTTTAGGAAGATCACGAACCACCGTAACATAATCTTCAAGTGTGGATATAAAGTGATCCTCATCATAAATATCAGCAAACACACTGTAAAGTATCAAAGAGAGGAAGTAAAAATACAGCACTTGAAGCACATATTAATTGTTAAGTCTATACAGTTCTAAACAAGAAGTTGGTGCAAAGGATGAGACATTATTGATCACACACTCTTGTTTCATCAAACGTTTGGTTCACCGTTCAAGTTGTACAAAGGATTAAAACtgttaataattatattatccaTATATATGGATTTATATTCTATATATTATACATCCTTCTTTATCACATCCAACGAGCCAAACGATGTCTAAATTAATACTTGCCTCGGATCCTTCCAAATATTGTGTAGATCAAAGCGAGGAATGACTAGTGTTGCATTCAAGAGTCCAGCCACGGCCACTGCATTGCAAATCTGCAGCACAATTACAGTAATAAACTAAATGAAACGAGTGTAAGAAAAAGCAGCCAGGAACATTTATCCTGCTGATAAGTACAATTTCCACAGACTATTCGAAAATTACAGTTTCTAACTTGCTATATTGATACGAACTGTTACGATTTAGCACAATCTTGAGCTGTCCATTCCCGATAGAATTTAAACGGTGACAACCAACCACATAAACTATtctcaaacaaaaataaattgatcTTCCCACTGATAAGAAATTGCTAGTTTCGAAGTGACAGGCAAAACCATTATTTTGTACATGTGTATTCGTAAAATTATATAAGCTTCAAGAAAATATAAGAGGGGTGGAAGGGACCATTCCTATTAGCCCACCTCTGGCTACGCCACCagttttgatgatttaaaattatcatCCCTTTTCACCTCTAACAATTCTTACTTCAACTTCTAGACGCTGGCAAATTGAATTAATAAGAACTCGAGTTTCTGATTGGCTTGAATCTAAACTTAATACCGATGCACGTTGTTGGTTCAGGCCACCATTAGCATCCACAATCAGATATCGTTGAAGCTCCGAGGAcactgaaaatttttaaaaaggaaGTCATTTTAAGGATACAAGTAGAGCTGAGAATGCCTCTTAAACTTTATATAACATGTTTCAGCCCATAACCTTCTATTTTCTAACCGCTAAAGTAACATTATATTTGCAACTATAACTAAGAAGCAGAATGAAATGCCGGAAAACTCTGGAACAGATATCAATAAACTAGATACTCATACCGGGTTGCAGGCGAGCAGTAGCATTGGAGCAAGGTTTCTGCTCTTTCCCCTTCCTTTTGTACCTCCACAGATTGTCTAGCTACAAAAGATGGTTTGCATAGTAAATATCAATACGTGAAACGCTTCTTTCCACAAAAAATCAAGTTCATTAAATAAAGAATCAGCATCCTGACATTTGATAcagatctaattattaaaaGGCATTATTATCAATGGAAAATTTCATTTACCTGATTCCCTCCTAACCTTTAATGAGTCATTCcaataaaatatgttttattttatcaagTTCACGGATCCCATTAACATTCTTCTCATTTACTTTCTGAGATTGAAGTACAGCTTAATGCTTTACTCTTTTATGAAGCTAAAATCCGACGGGTGAAATTTGACATTGGTTAaattaacataaacataaaaaacaataaccaaaaaaaaaaaaaaaccaagccCATGTAATcaagaaaagattaaaaaaatcccATGTGCAAACCTCAACCGTAGAAGCATTATCAGCCTGAATTTCCGGCCATAGTTTCGAAAAAAGCTCGTGGCTGCGATACAGTGATCCCGGAGGCAGCGGCGGAGGAGGGTTCAGGATAGTCAGCAACGGTCTTGCACAGAGTGTGAGGCCGACAATGTACAGCACCGTCAAGAGAAGAAGGTACCTACGGTGGAAAACACCGGGAAATATCAAGTAGAAGACCCCCCCACGCCGACGGTGATTACAGTGGACATGAAGCTTCCGGCGGCTGTTTGCCGCTGTGGGTTGTTCAGGGCTACAGTACTTATAACAATGGCTGCCATTTGCAGGCTTTGAAGCCATGCAGGGCTGGATTTTCTTGCAAAATATTGGATCTTTGAGCAGTTCAATGGCGGTGGAGACGTGGGATTTGAGTTTTGTACGATGATTTTTTAAGGAAATGGCATAAACAGTGGGAAAGTGAACGAGAGAGAGCCAAGAACGTAGGAAATGGGGTTCAGTACGTTCTTTTCAAGAGTAGTGCACATCGATTAGGACCATTTCGATTTGGTGAAATATTGAAATTATCAATTtcggtttaatttttttattcgaGATGGAGATAAAGTGTGTTGGTTGTAATAATAGTTTTAGCTAGTTATTTTTGTTAGGTATAACAATCGAGACGTTGTGCTTgagttattttatattttaaaatatttgattgtattgttatcACTGGctatatttttgttaaatgaCACACACTCAGTCAAGTCAcgagttcgattctcattgattgcaaggaatGGAATCATTGAGCTGAAGATTGTTGGTGCAATAACTGTATCCGCTAAGTATAGCAATCGAAACATGATGTTTGAGTTGAtgtacgatttaaaagatttcattgtgcttttttccaatattttttttctaaatcttgaatcaagaataaaacatttatttggatAAATGTTTAGATTCAGGGTCGGGTCAATTCAGTTTTGGGGTTGATTGAGTAGACCCCCTTGAATCCTATAATAACTTTATCTGGTGATTTAGTTCTTTTCACCTCGACccgattaataaaatatattattttttatatcaaaaatattatttttaattgtagaTATAGATCGTATCAACCCGTCTCacgaatataaatatgtgagacTATATCATAAGAGACATATTCATTACCCAACGAGTTTAACTTTTAGCTTTTACTATTTAAAAGATGAGGGGAACATGACAAGTCCTTAGGAATTGAAATAAGAGAACAAACGGAGAATCGaggaaacaaaaataatttagaaCTCGTATAACACATATACACACACcggcttataaattcataatccatcaatctatattatattattttgtcatGCAATAATTTTCACCCTTTTGAGAGTATTATACGCATCGATACAGTCTTTTATAGTTCAAAATATTACGATTCATTGTTACATATTgctaagatttttttaaaaaacgatAAGCACTTGGTTTTACAATTGATATTAGAGCTAAAAAAATCACGTGTTTAGTTAGAATAGAATTTTTGTACaataattgtattttttaatataaaaaacNGAAAAGAATGTCCCTTATCCGTAGCTCGAGGCTCCAGCTGCAAACTTGCTTTGTGCCTCAATCTCCGCCGGGATTGTTTGATATTTAGAATTCCAGccaacaattattattattattattactattattattattaaaaaattgatttctaaaaaaaaaaattggattaaGTAATTATTATAACAACTCTTGAAGTCATATATAtggatatatttattttatttgatggacaatttaaatataatatggcattgaattataaaataaaaccaaattgacgataaaaaataattgtaaaaactgttgtatattttaaattcgaaTTATATGTAATGGGTTTCTTCTTTTAATGCAACCAGTGCTTTAGAGAATTTAAGCTTTGATTTCAAATTATGAAACCCACTTTTgtgttttctttttcaaaattaattaattgatgggaATGGGTCTAATCTAGGGACTAAACAAATCAAATCGGTTCGCGAGTTTTTCGAGtcaatttgataaatatttgattcatatatATTCGAATTTAACAAACTCGAGTTGAACACGTTCGAAATTTTTTCGACCTGAAATTAGTTCGATTGCTCGAGTGCTACTCGTGAGCCttactattttattaatataatatgataatatattaaatatatatatattacatttcgAGTCTTTCGGACGTTTTGAGTTTTCGAATTTTCATTCTGGAACATTAATATCCGAACAATAGTTCAAATATTTAGTGCCGAACTCTAACTCAAATTTGctttcgagccgaactcgagcCAATTTTCTTTTGTTCGATAGACGTTCACAAATCGCTCgcgagttttaatattttattaatctaatataattatatattaaatacatTTCGAGTCTTTTGGATGTTTCGagattttaaatattcattctCGAACCTTACGATCCGAGCGATAGTATGAATAGCTCACAAATATGTTTAAAGATTTCGAACATAGCTCGAACTCAAATTTCTTTTCCAGCCGAActcgataatttttttttaaaaataaattcaaatttcaaatcgagctcgaactcgaatatacttaattcgagtcgaattcaaattttaaatttttattaatatttggtTAGATTCGATTTATTTACATCCTAATGTAATTTCAACCCATATTAATCGAGGACATCAAGACGACGTTCGATTACTCGATATTTGTTTCCATGGTTAATGAGATGTTTGAATATGACGTCCATACCACAACAATATTGTCAATGTCAATATAGCAACTGTTAATAATTTTAGTTGTCAAATCAGAATTGTCATATTTTATAAGAGAGTTGTCATATCTTTTAAATACAATATAAGATATCTATAGTTTTCTAATAAAAATCTCCTTAATATtgagttaaattatattaattattttaaatgtaagTTTAATATGTaagtatttataaataaatatttatattttaaatattgctATTGAATAGAGAATAACTCAATATTTACCTACCCAAAAACTTCATGGGGATGTTATAtaaagggttttttttaaaaatattataaattagtaAAACAATTGTAAAAATGTTGCAAATTGTAAAAGTTTGTAAAAGTAGTACAATCCGGGACTTACTGTCccggattcaaattttttattattattttttttaatttaaaaaaaaaaataaaagggatATTGACGATTGATtgagcaaaaccgtcgctattggcgacggtttaacaaaatccgtcgctattggcgacggttttaacaaaacccGCCGCTATTGGCGACTGTGTAAATtaacaccgtcgctattggcgacggtttaaacacacaccgtcgctatttgcgacaaTTTAAAAcacaccgtcgctatttgcgacaatttttttaaaaccgtcgctacgacACGGATTCACTCAATCCGTGACAGTCTGCCACGGATTCTGAGTCCGTGGCAGAAAATCACGGATTCAATATCCGTGCGCTGCGGAGCAAATTTCTTTCTTTCGATCACCGAACATCGAACATTTTTTCCAGCACCGGTCTTCAGACTtttctatttaaaattattagcgtaagtcttctgcatttttcagaata harbors:
- the LOC140965306 gene encoding O-fucosyltransferase 10-like, giving the protein MASKPANGSHCYKYCSPEQPTAANSRRKLHVHCNHRRRGGVFYLIFPGVFHRRYLLLLTVLYIVGLTLCARPLLTILNPPPPLPPGSLYRSHELFSKLWPEIQADNASTVELDNLWRYKRKGKEQKPCSNATARLQPVSSELQRYLIVDANGGLNQQRASICNAVAVAGLLNATLVIPRFDLHNIWKDPSVFADIYDEDHFISTLEDYVTVVRDLPKDLIESYDFNISDIPNFRVYSWASARYYLDEVYPVLQENRVIRISPFANRLATSIPPHIQYLRCLANYKALRFSSTILNLAREIVSRMTSKSLAAGGKYVSVHIRFEEDMVAFSCCEYDGGEAEKSEMDAIREKGWGKKFKRKNRVFEPELNRINGRCPMTPLEVGMMLRGMGFSNETPIYLASGKIYNAERNLEPLRKMFPLLQTKESLVTADELNAFQGFSSRLAALDYMVCLSSEVFVTTHGGNFPHFLMGHRRFLYNGHAKTITPDKTKLVVIVQNTSISWDSFKDHMELMLAESDRKSIMVPRVKKSTRKGSIYLNPLPECRCLWESQNSSTPPDLYS